The sequence below is a genomic window from Vigna radiata var. radiata cultivar VC1973A unplaced genomic scaffold, Vradiata_ver6 scaffold_7, whole genome shotgun sequence.
aaaaatataaattttatatatttttttaaaaaaaataaaatataagtaaaaataatattgaatgtgtaaaaaatttagatgtatCAAAAATCGAAAACAAGCTTTCATGCTTCATTTTCAAGCACTTGGGTGGCTAGAACTTGAAACCAAACTCTCACTATTTATGGGTCCTACTCCTCTTCTCACCATGTCCAAGTTCCATGCATCATCAATCACTTCTTCATGATACTATTATTCTCCTTCTTTTAGACACCATAGCATGGCAAGATAGCAAACCTTCATTACTCATGTCTCTTCTTCCCATCTCAAACTCATTCGGATAACATtgttaaatcttatttttttttcaaataataatttcattaattattatacttttaacttattttacttatgaagttgaattttttaaatatatttaccaatttttaaaaaaagaagaagcatgTGAAAGGTGGTGATATGAGACTTGAGAGGAAAAAGGAGTATTGAAATTATTCATATTGATTTTGTTATGTTACTCTCTAGGTTCTGTTTCAAGCTGCTTCTTTCATGAtcattcattttcaataaattactCATCCAACTTAGGCCCACCATAGTTCATCATTCACATATTGGTGCtggaattttattttgctttaattCTTTAGTTTTCAAGCAATCAACAAGAAACCATATTGATgtatattgaaattataaattaaagtgaaattaaatatatagttggtgtatattgaaattgaaaagctTAAAACTAAAAGTTACaagtaaaaaattgtaaaaagagATGAATTGTTGAAATATTGATGGATGGGTATGTACATATGTAAAATAAGAGTGACAAGTGGAACAACAGCACTGCTTGTAGGTTTTCAAATATTGAAACTTTTGACTACTACATCTAACAtcttttcaaacaaatatatattaaaaatttaagtacaGTCTATGTGAaatttatataacaataattataaaaatcaaatattttttcttgatcTGGTActactaataaattattataacatgGCATGTTTTATTGATGTGAACTTTTAAGTTATGTGCGCTCCAAACCCTTAAAGTCAAAACAATcagttattttgaatttgaatttgaaattcttgacATAAATAACTTTctcaaaaaaagagaaaagagaaaatggttatattaaaaaaaaaaaacttccacCAATTAATTTACTCACTTtacaagatattttttttttacaatattacgTATCAATATTTATCCAAATATAGTGGTGTGTGACATTAAGAAAATTTGATAAAGTGGAAAAATGATTAGATTTTTAGTTTGAAGGAGTAATTTAGAAAGagtaaaataatagaattgaaGTTAAATGTTGTTAGTTAGATAAAGTTTAGGTTCGATAGGAGGAGAAAATTGAAGGCAGGAAAAGTTAAAAGATTTTGGAAGAATCTGAatgttaaaacatttaaaatgaatcTGAAAGTGGCAGAAGCAGTCTGTGCCGAATGCATCTTTTGAGATGTTTTAGCAAAGCAAAAGTGAAAGGGAGGCATCTAATacctaaaaattaattttccttcATTCACAAAAAAAGCTAAATGATGTTTTGGGGTAAACAAGGTTAATGTGAGATGAGAGATGGTGATTGGTGTTTTTGTCTGCATCAGATAGTGATGTGAGCTTTCACagtcataatttttctttttcttttgcttttaacCTTTTATCTGCCGACAAAATACCAAGCCCCATATTAATAAAGCCTACCCTCAGACAATCCTTCACTTCTCtctatttcttctctttcactcTCCTCTCTCTCATTCATTGAGTTTTAGCCTCTCATCAACATGAATATGTGCCAAACTCAATGCCACCAAGACCAGGTCTTTGCCTCTTCTTGCTCAACCAGCCTTGATGACCTCTTCTCTGCCAAAAACACGGTCAGTTCCTCACTTTAAtcttgtcttctttttctttttctttgcaaCTTCTACTGTCATGCTTTGAGAAACTGTTTGCTAAAACATGTTGTTTTGGATTGTTCCACCAAACGTGTGTAGGAAGTGGATGTTGAGTTGGAGTGGCTTTCGGAGTTTGTTGAGGACTGCTTTTCGAGTCCCCCAAGTTTTGTGTTGGGAGGCGGTGGGGCTAAGAATAGTACTACAAGCATAAGCATAAGCACAAGCACaggcagcagcagcagcaacacATTGAAGAGGGCCGCCCAAGAGAATGAGTGTCCTTTGCAAAATTTTGCTGTGCCTGGGAAGGCGAGGAGCAAAAGGAAAAGGCTTTCGGCCCCTAGAACGAAGGACCCTTTGAGCGTATGGTCACACCATTTGAACCCCGAAAATGAAGCCTTGAGTTCTGACCCTCCACTCCTGAAACAGGCATATTGGTTGGCTGACAGTGAACTGATGATGATGCCTAAGCcaaaggaggaggaggaagaagtgAGGAAAATGGTGATTGGGGAGTGTGAGGTTGAAGGTAGCAGTGGTCAACAAGCAATGGCAAGGAGATGCAGCCATTGCTTGGCTCAGAGGACCCCACAGTGGAGGGCAGGACCATTAGGTCCAAAGACACTTTGCAATGCATGTGGAGTTAGGTACAAGTCTGGTAGGTTGCTACCAGAGTATAGGCCAGCCAAGAGTCCTACTTTTGTTAGCTACTTGCACTCCAATTCCCACAAGAAAGTCATGGAGATGAGGATGTCTGTTTACTCTGATCACTAGTGTTTCTTCTTATTAGCCTTtcatttttatatgtataaatcAAACTTCATTTCTTAGGAACAAACTATTTCATTTCAATCTTCTTAACAACACATTTCTTAAACTCAACAATGATGTCTGCTGTAATAAACATTAAGGTTATGATCTGCAGAAGCAAAAGGTATCGAATTCTGTCAGTAGAAGCATGTGGGAGTggtcttaatttatttatttatactatgCAGTTGGCATGCACTGGCACAGAGAGAAGATAATGTCATTTCATCCATTACGAAATATGCACACATGCACGTGACTTTCAAATTCTTAAACCTAAACAATATCCAAGAACATGAGAATTCctcaaatttcattattttattattcttctgCTTTACTGTGATTTGATTCCATTTCCAAAAATGGAGCATATATGGGAAACAGCTTCTTCAGGaaattcttctccttctctaCCCTCCAATCCTTTTTATTCGATCCTGCAGGGAGGAGTAATTTCAAGCTTTggaatattttttcaataaaaattataattatataacataATTCCCTCATAAAAACTTTCTCTTCCAAAAATGATTTTTACCTGCTGCTGTTTGGACGGAGTAATTTAATAGAATAccttatttatttgataaattaaaaaaaaaaattgaaataaaaaaattaaaatttagaaatatttcaaataattaaaatggtgaaatttaaaatttactaaaataagaaagaaaattaaaatttccaaaCTAATAACTTTATCTTTATACATATAAAGATGTCATAAAATCACACTAtgttaatgtaatataatttttcat
It includes:
- the LOC106753816 gene encoding GATA transcription factor 9; its protein translation is MNMCQTQCHQDQVFASSCSTSLDDLFSAKNTEVDVELEWLSEFVEDCFSSPPSFVLGGGGAKNSTTSISISTSTGSSSSNTLKRAAQENECPLQNFAVPGKARSKRKRLSAPRTKDPLSVWSHHLNPENEALSSDPPLLKQAYWLADSELMMMPKPKEEEEEVRKMVIGECEVEGSSGQQAMARRCSHCLAQRTPQWRAGPLGPKTLCNACGVRYKSGRLLPEYRPAKSPTFVSYLHSNSHKKVMEMRMSVYSDH